The following are encoded together in the Kribbella sp. CA-293567 genome:
- a CDS encoding sialate O-acetylesterase, producing MPRRVNAGSIVTVVTTLIATTATLQAVVTPAAATASGQAAATSCDSSAVGFVPVLQLDLPERAGYLNTTPPYSLDRTAEIGANFDRVGYCVELDGPDGPQWVWTAMEPFSAEAGRIGLPTRPGELVRQRVGDLDVRSNVAGVTNGTGQTGYLEMWPNQYQESASTQVANASPITFDVDDNPTSPLGYGSFQVAQIGADRPSSLAAKQVFAINTFAESDAGMLSLGIGTNPSGQPDWTFANNANRYSQRRFTAFVRTAVVALTESPQDRQLIPRDSRGGSTVPVAGRITDTRVRRVQLRVTSNGRTETFNSSSSTFRFTPRIKAGLQEYTFELRATGPGFDRVVARREAVVSGDVYVVQGQSNAEAAKYNGAANGEESPYLRSYGSPTSDASISGADRVWHYATGDVTNQSGSIGQWAVRMGRRIVDTYKVPVALVNGAHGGRPIDFFQRNDADPDDLDTNYGRLRQRLSGAGVMGHVRGVLWYQGESDSDNASVHISGFTSLLQDWRADFGTAIPGGSRYYVYQVRTSPCGNTTAMNLREAQRDLGDTAGVTVLSTNGLSGHDGCHYAYLGGYRDLGDHTFAVLARDLYGGPTAGVAPPNPSKVTASGSQLVVQLRSADVLTVDTGVADDFRVDGSAVTVTSVAYQAGGKLVVTLSGPATGVTALTYQGHNSAGPWITNATGSGLLAFTLPIS from the coding sequence ATGCCTCGACGCGTCAACGCCGGCTCGATCGTCACCGTCGTCACCACCCTGATCGCCACCACCGCCACCCTGCAGGCGGTGGTGACACCCGCCGCCGCGACCGCCTCCGGCCAGGCGGCCGCGACCAGTTGTGACAGCTCTGCCGTCGGCTTCGTCCCGGTCCTGCAGCTGGACCTGCCCGAGCGGGCCGGCTACCTGAACACGACGCCGCCGTACAGCCTCGACCGGACCGCCGAGATCGGCGCGAACTTCGACCGGGTCGGCTACTGCGTGGAGCTCGACGGACCGGACGGCCCGCAGTGGGTCTGGACCGCGATGGAACCCTTCTCCGCCGAAGCGGGCCGGATCGGCCTGCCGACCCGGCCCGGTGAACTCGTCCGGCAACGGGTCGGCGACCTGGACGTCAGGTCGAACGTCGCCGGCGTGACGAACGGGACCGGCCAGACCGGCTACCTGGAGATGTGGCCGAACCAGTACCAGGAAAGTGCGAGCACCCAGGTCGCGAACGCATCGCCGATCACCTTCGACGTCGACGACAACCCGACCTCACCACTCGGCTACGGCTCCTTCCAGGTCGCCCAGATCGGCGCGGACCGGCCGTCGAGCCTCGCGGCCAAGCAGGTCTTCGCGATCAACACGTTCGCCGAGTCGGACGCCGGCATGCTCTCGCTCGGTATCGGCACGAACCCGTCCGGCCAGCCCGACTGGACCTTCGCCAACAACGCCAACCGCTACTCGCAGCGCCGCTTCACCGCCTTCGTCCGTACTGCGGTCGTCGCGCTGACCGAGTCTCCCCAGGACCGGCAGCTGATCCCGAGGGACTCCAGGGGCGGTTCGACCGTGCCGGTGGCCGGCCGGATCACCGACACCCGCGTACGCCGGGTGCAGTTGCGGGTGACCAGCAACGGGCGCACGGAGACGTTCAACTCGTCTTCGAGCACGTTCCGGTTCACCCCGAGGATCAAGGCCGGGCTGCAGGAGTACACGTTCGAGCTCCGCGCGACCGGACCCGGCTTCGACCGGGTGGTGGCCCGGCGGGAAGCCGTGGTCTCCGGTGACGTCTACGTGGTGCAGGGGCAGTCCAACGCGGAGGCGGCGAAGTACAACGGCGCCGCCAACGGCGAGGAGTCGCCGTACTTGCGCAGCTACGGCTCACCGACCTCGGACGCGAGCATCTCCGGTGCCGACCGGGTCTGGCACTACGCCACCGGCGACGTGACCAACCAGTCCGGCTCGATCGGCCAGTGGGCCGTCCGGATGGGCCGGCGGATCGTGGACACCTACAAGGTTCCGGTGGCACTGGTCAACGGCGCCCACGGTGGCCGGCCGATCGACTTCTTCCAGCGCAACGACGCCGACCCCGACGACCTCGACACCAACTACGGCCGGCTTCGGCAACGCCTGTCGGGTGCCGGTGTGATGGGCCACGTTCGCGGAGTGCTCTGGTACCAGGGCGAGTCCGACAGCGACAACGCGTCGGTGCACATCAGCGGCTTCACCTCGTTGCTGCAGGACTGGCGAGCCGACTTCGGCACTGCCATCCCGGGCGGCAGCCGGTACTACGTCTACCAGGTCCGTACGTCGCCCTGCGGCAACACGACGGCCATGAACCTCCGTGAGGCCCAGCGGGATCTCGGCGACACCGCCGGGGTGACAGTGCTCTCCACCAACGGCTTGTCGGGCCATGACGGCTGCCACTACGCGTACCTCGGTGGTTATCGCGACCTGGGCGACCACACGTTCGCCGTACTGGCTAGGGACCTGTACGGCGGACCTACAGCCGGAGTAGCGCCGCCCAACCCGTCCAAGGTGACCGCCAGCGGATCGCAGCTCGTAGTACAGCTTCGGTCGGCTGACGTGCTGACTGTCGACACGGGAGTTGCTGACGACTTCCGGGTGGACGGTTCCGCGGTCACCGTGACGTCAGTGGCCTATCAGGCGGGCGGCAAGCTCGTGGTCACCCTGTCGGGTCCTGCGACGGGCGTGACTGCTCTCACCTACCAAGGCCACAACAGCGCGGGCCCCTGGATCACCAACGCCACCGGCAGCGGGCTTCTCGCCTTCACCCTCCCGATCAGCTAG
- a CDS encoding TetR/AcrR family transcriptional regulator — MNSQATPRERLLDAAGELFYRDGVHVGVDALCKAAGVSKKSMYQLFRSKDELIAESLASVGPAYQQALEPGIDDGATPRERILAVFEKQDRLAANGEFFGCPFVSTAVELKNPEHPGSVVARHFKQRLTDFFLGELVAAGVDDPEAMAVQLTMTFDGASARAVVRAQALGGVGIKMAATLLDAAGVRAAELAGQAR; from the coding sequence ATGAACTCCCAGGCGACACCCCGCGAGCGGCTGCTGGACGCGGCGGGCGAACTCTTCTACCGAGACGGCGTGCACGTGGGCGTGGACGCGCTCTGCAAGGCGGCCGGTGTCTCGAAGAAGTCGATGTACCAGTTGTTCCGCTCGAAGGACGAGCTGATCGCCGAGAGCCTCGCCAGCGTGGGACCGGCATACCAGCAGGCGCTGGAGCCCGGGATCGACGACGGCGCGACGCCGCGGGAGCGGATCCTGGCGGTCTTCGAGAAGCAGGACCGGCTGGCCGCGAACGGCGAGTTCTTCGGTTGCCCGTTCGTCAGCACGGCGGTCGAGCTGAAGAACCCGGAGCACCCGGGCAGTGTGGTCGCGCGGCACTTCAAGCAGCGGCTGACCGACTTCTTCCTCGGCGAACTCGTGGCCGCGGGGGTCGACGACCCCGAGGCGATGGCGGTGCAGCTCACGATGACCTTCGACGGCGCGAGCGCCCGGGCCGTCGTACGGGCCCAGGCGCTCGGCGGTGTCGGGATCAAGATGGCTGCGACTCTGCTGGACGCGGCCGGCGTACGGGCTGCCGAGTTAGCCGGCCAGGCCCGCTAG
- a CDS encoding SDR family oxidoreductase: MTTLEGAVVLVTGGNRGIGKALVADLLTRGVKKVYATARAPQPSSDPRVVTLPLEVTDQASIDALVAAAPDVTVLINNAGGSSPDTYLDVPLEAIREVFDVNFFGPLNLTRAFVPVIESNGGGHLLNAHSALSWVARHGAYSATKAALWSQTNALRLELLDRGIGVTGLHMGYVDTDMTTGVTDAKESPADIAKAALDGIETGQHEVLADGTARWAKAATAGELADVYAELRN, from the coding sequence ATGACCACCCTCGAAGGCGCCGTGGTGCTCGTCACCGGCGGCAACCGCGGCATCGGCAAGGCGCTCGTCGCGGATCTGCTCACCCGCGGCGTCAAGAAGGTCTACGCCACCGCACGCGCCCCGCAGCCCAGCAGCGACCCCCGCGTCGTCACACTGCCGCTCGAGGTGACCGATCAGGCCTCGATCGACGCACTGGTCGCCGCGGCGCCCGACGTCACGGTGCTGATCAACAACGCCGGCGGCAGCTCGCCGGACACCTACCTCGACGTGCCGCTGGAGGCGATCCGCGAGGTCTTCGACGTCAACTTCTTCGGTCCACTGAACCTGACTCGCGCGTTCGTCCCGGTGATCGAGAGCAACGGCGGCGGCCACCTGCTGAACGCGCACTCGGCGCTGTCCTGGGTCGCCCGGCACGGCGCGTACTCCGCGACGAAGGCCGCCCTGTGGTCGCAGACCAACGCACTGCGGCTGGAGCTTCTCGACCGCGGCATCGGCGTGACCGGCCTGCACATGGGCTACGTCGACACCGACATGACCACCGGCGTGACGGACGCCAAGGAGAGTCCGGCCGACATCGCCAAGGCGGCGCTGGACGGGATCGAGACCGGTCAGCACGAAGTACTGGCCGACGGCACCGCCCGGTGGGCCAAGGCCGCCACGGCCGGCGAGCTCGCCGACGTCTACGCCGAGCTCAGGAACTGA
- a CDS encoding SAM-dependent methyltransferase yields the protein MIDVIAVSRPEDVVLDFLSVLDPGSGREVHLVIADRGAYLRLPAGVPLAGRLAPLAGLLQTSGDGAKPFSPGSAADAIALETGDVAAMVWTHSPADSRERRGQWGYELAAAIRRAPVRHAVGDAHWFQWRTDLDVQLEQPLVDAKLDFVNTHCASLLRLGEEDDNALPTRRIQSVERFFDSGPDERARLFAVMGSLSSNAAVVADPWEFATSAYELERLDATAAWVRGHLDPVAGRVIEVGACEGALTRRLLHDGYAVDATEPNANFLARLRDTVEGDVRIHRHSFEELTTTRRLTGSAYLLIEMLYYGQDLTLLDRFPTDRVFVSMEPDRLARQVWPSAWSIEEELDLVLPRVEPIVGGRAYLRKRGSRGILLRRR from the coding sequence ATGATCGACGTCATTGCCGTCTCGCGTCCCGAGGATGTCGTACTGGACTTCCTCTCCGTCCTAGATCCAGGCTCCGGCCGCGAAGTGCATCTGGTCATCGCCGACCGTGGTGCCTATCTCCGGCTGCCGGCGGGCGTCCCGCTCGCCGGCCGCCTGGCGCCGCTGGCAGGGCTGCTGCAAACCTCCGGCGACGGCGCAAAGCCCTTCTCACCAGGCAGCGCCGCCGACGCGATCGCGCTCGAGACCGGCGATGTCGCGGCGATGGTCTGGACCCACTCCCCTGCCGACAGCCGCGAGCGCCGTGGGCAGTGGGGGTACGAGCTGGCTGCCGCGATCCGGCGGGCACCGGTCCGGCACGCGGTCGGGGACGCGCACTGGTTCCAGTGGCGGACCGACCTGGACGTTCAGCTCGAACAGCCGCTGGTCGACGCCAAGCTGGACTTCGTCAACACCCATTGCGCCAGCCTGCTCCGCCTCGGCGAGGAGGACGACAACGCGCTGCCGACCCGCCGGATCCAGTCGGTCGAGCGGTTCTTCGACTCCGGTCCCGACGAGCGGGCCCGGCTGTTCGCGGTGATGGGCAGCTTGAGCTCGAACGCGGCGGTGGTCGCCGATCCGTGGGAGTTCGCGACCTCGGCGTACGAGCTGGAGCGGCTGGACGCGACCGCGGCCTGGGTGCGCGGGCATCTCGATCCGGTGGCCGGGCGGGTGATCGAGGTCGGCGCCTGCGAAGGAGCGCTGACCCGGCGGCTGCTGCACGACGGCTACGCGGTGGACGCGACCGAACCGAACGCCAACTTCCTGGCCCGGCTGCGGGACACCGTCGAGGGTGACGTCCGGATCCACCGGCACAGCTTCGAGGAACTCACCACCACCCGGCGGCTGACGGGGTCGGCGTACCTGCTGATCGAGATGCTGTACTACGGCCAGGACCTGACCCTGCTCGACCGTTTCCCGACCGATCGCGTGTTCGTGTCGATGGAGCCGGACCGGCTGGCCCGGCAGGTGTGGCCGAGCGCCTGGTCGATCGAGGAAGAGCTCGATCTGGTCCTCCCGCGGGTCGAGCCGATCGTCGGCGGCCGTGCGTACCTCCGCAAGCGCGGCAGCCGCGGGATACTCCTCCGCAGAAGGTGA